In Silene latifolia isolate original U9 population chromosome 3, ASM4854445v1, whole genome shotgun sequence, a single window of DNA contains:
- the LOC141648397 gene encoding uncharacterized protein LOC141648397 isoform X1, which produces MINNEALLEKLQPNRNLMLFRLDGFKGTEIPRWGRAHDDWSIILPNLVNIQLRGCQRLHGIPLLSNLKHLKFLSLAMLNNLEHMETNAIGRGGSGSKDLPFFPSLEFLSLWRLERLKEWRGGVSEEDSSSCMPHWRPPFPRLSRVCIELCPKLTSLPPCPSLESLEVVLSNKLLRILPSEGPPNLDLKLNVEVDSVGYLTTLPARCLTDIVIRDNDELKRLSEFEEVFKSSSSLQKLEISRCRRLTSVSGVLEHLTALESLSLDDIPVVDEEFEDDMPWRSLSRNLRFLKLESLSTLQMLPRGMKHLTALQDLDISHCKSLKGLPEWISCLSSLHSLTIDSCTGLKSLGAIQNITSLQKLEILDCPDLREACQEPSGKEWPNIRHIPHISFTHWWE; this is translated from the coding sequence ATGATCAATAACGAGGCTCTGTTGGAGAAGCTGCAGCCAAATCGAAATCTCATGCTGTTCAGATTAGATGGATTTAAAGGCACTGAAATTCCAAGATGGGGAAGAGCACATGATGATTGGTCAATTATTCTACCTAATCTTGTCAACATCCAACTTCGCGGTTGTCAAAGGTTGCACGGAATCCCATTGTTGAGTAATTTGAAGCATCTCAAATTTTTGTCTCTTGCCATGTTGAATAATTTGGAGCACATGGAGACCAATGCAATTGGCCGTGGTGGTTCTGGGTCAAAGGATTTACCCTTTTTCCCATCCCTTGAGTTTCTCAGTCTTTGGCGTTTGGAAAGACTGAAAGAATGGCGGGGAGGGGTCTCTGAAGAAGATAGCAGCAGCTGCATGCCACATTGGCGACCACCATTTCCTCGTCTCTCAAGAGTGTGTATCGAATTATGCCCCAAGTTGACATCTCTTCCTCCTTGTCCGAGCCTAGAATCACTAGAGGTAGTGCTCAGCAACAAGTTGTTACGAATATTACCAAGTGAAGGACCTCCAAACTTAGATCTCAAATTAAATGTGGAAGTAGACAGTGTGGGTTATCTCACTACTCTGCCTGCTAGATGTCTTACGGATATCGTGATACGAGACAATGATGAATTGAAGAGGTTATCGGAATTCGAGGAGGTGTTCAAGAGCTCTTCTTCCTTGCAGAAACTTGAGATTAGTAGGTGCAGAAGGCTGACTAGTGTTTCAGGGGTGTTGGAACATCTCACTGCTTTGGAGTCGCTATCACTAGATGATATACCTGTAGTGGACGAGGAATTTGAGGATGACATGCCTTGGAGATCCCTAAGTCGCAATCTCCGTTTCCTCAAGTTAGAGTCTCTTAGCACTCTGCAAATGCTGCCTAGAGGGATGAAGCACCTAACTGCCCTTCAAGACCTCGAcattagtcattgtaaatcgTTGAAAGGACTACCGGAGTGGATAAGCTGCTTATCATCACTTCATTCCCTCACGATCGATTCTTGCACTGGCCTCAAATCATTAGGCGCAATTCAGAACATCACTTCCCTtcagaaacttgagatcctagaCTGTCCAGACCTAAGAGAAGCGTGTCAAGAACCAAGCGGCAAGGAGTGGCCCAATATTCGACACATCCCTCACATCTCCTTCACTCACTGGTGGGAATAA
- the LOC141648397 gene encoding uncharacterized protein LOC141648397 isoform X2, translating to MADLGALISIAESVFKLLQSPVLNDMKNWQSDLENLNNSVSFIKDMLLDVEAKPELSRVEQRWVDELNQVLYEADDLFDEVITIAKQKELNAPGAKFSKKVLDKIMKCLSLQYLEAIRNLKDSGFAA from the exons ATGGCTGATTTGGGAGCATTGATCTCCATTGCTGAATCGGTCTTTAAACTCTTACAATCTCCTGTCCTCAATGACATGAAAAACTGGCAATCCGATCTCGAAAACCTTAACAACTCTGTCTCCTTCATCAAGGACATGCTCCTCGATGTGGAAGCAAAACCTGAGCTCTCCCGTGTAGAACAACGCTGGGTTGACGAGTTGAATCAAGTTCTTTACGAAGCTGATGATCTCTTTGATGAGGTCATCACTATCGCTAAGCAGAAGGAACTCAATGCTCCAGGTGCTAAGTTCTCCAAGAAGGTCTTAGATAAG ATTATGAAATGTTTGAGTTTGCAGTACTTAGAAGCTATCCGAAATCTAAAGGATTCTGGGTTTGCTGCATGA